The Chitinophagales bacterium genome has a segment encoding these proteins:
- a CDS encoding tetratricopeptide repeat protein — protein MIKNIYYIVLLIFCQVGMAQQKHQLLEMGDIYLKHNNYAMATNMYQQYIKLFPNDTGYYHLGNVLRLQKQYEEAIINLEKSIHYNKNFQPAYSILGKLYNEQFDYNTAIMYLDAALKINPNADDYNERGMSYYKLNNFEQAIDNFDMALGIDSTLAICYNNRASAKYNNQNIAKASKADLLNALEDYNKAIAINNKLALSYRNRAFVYYYLDSLELALNNIEQSIYLYNKDDIAFFCLGLILYKEKKYSNALEAYNQSIFLANYIADSYLERAKTYLALKDFAHATTDLNQVILFSNELKGESYLYLAAVAAWQKDKNTMLYNIKKANNQSLFDDSKYIKYLQEYEAFDTFKNDADFKKLLNKIKFGKK, from the coding sequence ATGATTAAAAATATTTACTATATCGTTCTACTTATTTTTTGTCAGGTAGGAATGGCTCAACAAAAACATCAATTGTTAGAAATGGGCGATATCTATCTTAAACATAATAACTATGCAATGGCAACAAATATGTATCAACAGTATATTAAATTATTTCCAAACGATACAGGATACTATCATTTAGGTAATGTATTGCGATTACAAAAACAGTACGAAGAAGCGATTATCAATCTTGAAAAATCAATTCATTACAATAAAAATTTTCAACCAGCTTATAGTATTTTAGGAAAGTTATACAACGAACAATTTGACTATAATACAGCAATTATGTATTTAGATGCAGCTTTAAAAATCAATCCAAATGCAGATGATTATAACGAACGAGGCATGTCGTATTACAAATTGAACAATTTTGAACAAGCAATTGACAATTTTGATATGGCTTTAGGTATTGATTCTACATTAGCCATTTGTTACAACAACAGAGCTTCTGCAAAATACAACAATCAAAACATAGCAAAAGCAAGCAAAGCAGACTTACTCAATGCTTTGGAAGACTATAACAAAGCTATTGCTATCAATAATAAATTGGCATTGTCATATAGAAATAGAGCTTTTGTTTATTACTATTTAGACAGTTTAGAATTAGCTTTAAATAATATTGAACAATCTATTTATTTATATAATAAAGATGATATTGCTTTCTTTTGTTTAGGATTAATTTTATATAAAGAAAAAAAATATAGTAATGCACTCGAAGCGTATAATCAATCTATATTTTTAGCTAATTACATTGCAGATTCGTATTTAGAACGAGCCAAAACCTATTTGGCATTAAAAGATTTTGCTCATGCAACAACAGATTTAAATCAAGTGATTTTATTTAGCAACGAATTAAAAGGCGAAAGCTATTTGTATTTAGCAGCAGTTGCAGCTTGGCAGAAAGATAAAAACACAATGTTATATAATATCAAAAAAGCTAATAATCAATCATTATTTGATGATAGTAAATATATAAAATACTTACAAGAGTACGAAGCATTTGACACTTTTAAAAACGATGCTGATTTTAAAAAATTGCTCAACAAAATAAAATTTGGTAAAAAGTAA